One genomic region from Sulfuriflexus mobilis encodes:
- the glnG gene encoding nitrogen regulation protein NR(I): MAKEKVWVIDDDRSIRWVLEKALEKADMDVVCFENANRIMAKLAEGKPDVILTDIRMPGINGLELLNDINTAYPDLPVIIMTAHSDLDSAVSAYQGGAFEYLPKPFDIDDAVDMVRRAVDLKRTQEPVSLDSQVTKTEIIGEAPAMQEVFRAIGRLARSNITVLINGESGTGKELVAHALHRHSPRADKPFIAINTAAIPKDLLESELFGHEKGAFTGAQAMHRGRFEQADGGTLFLDEIGDMPAELQTRLLRVLAEGEFYRVGGRTAVKVDVRIIAATHQDLEKLVKEGRFREDLFHRLNVIRIHVPALRERKEDIPALLRHFMAQAAKELNTEVKTLTAEAEKFLSQVEWQGNVRQLENLCRWLTVMAAGQEVMVEDLPPEINKAEEPRGNEGSWQKSLERWADQRLNGGENGILDTAVPDFERIMIRTALRHTGGRRQDAAKLLGWGRNTLTRKIKELGMELN, from the coding sequence ATGGCTAAGGAAAAGGTATGGGTCATTGATGATGACCGATCAATTCGCTGGGTGCTGGAAAAGGCACTTGAAAAGGCAGACATGGACGTGGTGTGTTTTGAAAATGCAAACCGGATCATGGCCAAGCTGGCAGAGGGGAAGCCCGATGTTATTCTTACCGATATTCGCATGCCGGGCATCAATGGCCTGGAATTACTCAATGACATCAATACTGCCTACCCGGACCTGCCGGTGATTATCATGACCGCGCATTCCGACCTGGATAGTGCGGTCTCGGCCTATCAGGGCGGTGCATTTGAATATCTGCCAAAACCCTTCGATATCGATGATGCCGTTGACATGGTCAGGCGTGCGGTGGATCTAAAGAGAACGCAGGAGCCCGTAAGCCTGGATAGCCAGGTAACCAAGACCGAGATCATCGGTGAGGCACCGGCTATGCAGGAGGTGTTCCGCGCCATTGGCCGGCTGGCCCGCTCAAACATCACCGTGCTGATCAACGGTGAGTCGGGTACGGGTAAAGAACTTGTGGCCCATGCCCTGCACCGCCACAGTCCACGTGCAGACAAACCCTTTATTGCGATCAATACCGCGGCGATACCCAAGGACTTGCTGGAATCTGAATTATTCGGCCATGAAAAGGGCGCCTTCACCGGCGCACAGGCTATGCACCGCGGCCGTTTTGAACAGGCCGACGGTGGCACGCTATTTCTGGATGAGATTGGTGATATGCCGGCCGAGTTACAGACACGCCTGCTGCGTGTGTTGGCAGAGGGCGAGTTTTACCGGGTAGGTGGGCGAACGGCCGTTAAGGTCGATGTACGCATTATTGCAGCCACGCACCAGGACCTGGAGAAACTGGTGAAGGAAGGTCGCTTCCGTGAGGACCTGTTTCATCGTCTGAATGTCATACGCATTCATGTCCCGGCCCTGCGTGAACGCAAGGAAGACATCCCCGCGCTATTAAGGCATTTTATGGCACAGGCAGCGAAGGAGTTGAATACCGAGGTCAAGACGCTCACGGCCGAGGCAGAGAAATTTTTAAGCCAGGTTGAATGGCAAGGTAACGTCCGGCAGCTTGAAAACTTGTGCCGATGGTTGACGGTGATGGCCGCGGGTCAGGAAGTTATGGTCGAAGACCTGCCGCCGGAAATAAACAAGGCCGAGGAGCCTCGCGGCAATGAGGGCAGCTGGCAGAAATCACTCGAGCGCTGGGCAGACCAGCGCCTGAACGGTGGCGAAAATGGAATTCTGGATACTGCCGTGCCGGATTTCGAACGCATCATGATCCGTACCGCGCTGCGCCATACCGGTGGTCGCCGCCAGGATGCCGCCAAGTTGCTCGGCTGGGGACGCAACACCCTGACACGCAAGATCAAAGAGCTGGGGATGGAGCTTAATTGA
- a CDS encoding LamG domain-containing protein — protein sequence MNLPRRPLLSWLLLISSLIGCLLFTALAQAAVNFRAAAQNAINTIPTATTISHIGTGSPQGITGCGSINPSIPPGTNGDLLIALAMAKEDDGGNDVTMPGWNTYYAATYPGNPSDTNEMQVRIFWRFANSTDPNTITQAGSFCNAGDGSGLGGQISRFRGVDPASPFETPGPGVVAQDSNNIDTGSITTTSPTAMLLVAGFISNNRNVTEQADANGNWSEAFDFAYNDGGAEPDLGITLNYQRQTTAGPRSISNWPTGGTDENIGAIFALSPAPLVSAAGLAINVPTGTIRDDVMIASVAARPASITITAPAGWTLIRKVTQPNANSSVLETYYRVAGASEPADYTWTFSAAGFTGAAGGIASFSGVDTATPIDAELGNPTPNGTTHTAPDITTTQDGGMLVTTHEFTSSRMWTPPAGMTEAVDVSSLPPNNAIGIAMEINYEARPTASATGPRTASVGGNADVGATQSISLLPAPPPPPQLLAYFRMDEISWGGSAGEVVDLSGNGRHGTAVDGISTRSVSPARPGSPGTCRYGEIPENNATGTTEAVDTRVNVTTDVGNTGSISFWYKSNVDWDGGENRQLLDASTTANGQKYFFLQVRNGSRLRFALEDSNDGDFQLETGDNIILADDWVHIAITWDLPNDTLQIYIDGNLAAEDTTFNTNGELGGLNTIYLGDNRSSYFASGSSNRSANGSIDEARIYNFVQTTAQIQADRNATHGCALGILDHFDIIVPVFGSVCNTNNSEITIIARDFLGNTITDYTGLINLSTSNGLGDWSLVAGNGPLSNGAADDGAGTYQFVAIDNGIVVLDLGMSDDADVAITVQDAFAGIISTSATIDFRRGNRSLLVTNRILSVDPLIVADPINIAGRPEAMSVARLDNNCMIDTNFNDDRQVRAWITRDINDPNGIAPSINGVSLPNADPGGNNLTGANQLDFINGVASFNLDTTDVGKYILNIRDGNRRGSSDSITTRPFGFAFTNIQDAGGIPNPRGTATAGDGFVAADASFNATLGAYLWQTADDLNNNGVPDTPITNLTNNGLTPHYDWDTALSPILDTPAGGILGSLTPTMLAKGTFADGQVTIMNMAYSEVGSIFMQADASDYLNSPGVNINGTSRYDDIIVPNMGAGVVGRFFPDHFTLTASNVAAACGAFTYMSQPELSISYSLQARSLNNNKTDNYDTAAGYKTTDSMDNDTLSLHAEDNNDGVDMTARVSSVAGNWVAGEYSVNDPAASFDRAAAGPDGAFQTLQLSLQMNDELDSRNIAGRDQKPGVMSDCTMVGDCDSITIGMPTDVRFGRFRIANAYGSELLPLSIPLSTEYFLSDAGGGGFITNANDVCVSYDVANNPVSNANNLVFSNYLGSLDAGEVAATVTMPPADLISGLSDPAKPLVLHLPGDVTLGPGAGNDGSATISLTVEPWLQFDWDNTDGLEDGPYDDDPSATATFGIFRGNDATIYRRELY from the coding sequence ATGAATCTACCTAGACGACCTCTACTATCTTGGCTATTACTGATTAGCAGCCTCATCGGCTGCCTGCTGTTCACGGCTCTGGCACAGGCTGCCGTCAATTTTCGCGCCGCTGCGCAAAATGCCATTAACACGATACCTACGGCCACGACTATCAGCCACATTGGTACCGGCTCCCCTCAGGGGATCACGGGCTGTGGCAGTATCAACCCTTCAATCCCCCCAGGTACAAACGGTGATCTGCTGATCGCCCTGGCGATGGCCAAGGAAGATGATGGCGGCAATGACGTGACCATGCCCGGCTGGAACACCTATTACGCCGCGACGTATCCGGGCAACCCTAGTGATACTAACGAAATGCAGGTGCGTATCTTCTGGCGCTTTGCTAACAGTACTGACCCGAACACGATCACACAGGCCGGTTCTTTCTGTAACGCCGGCGATGGCAGCGGTCTGGGTGGCCAAATCTCCCGTTTCCGGGGCGTGGATCCCGCCAGCCCGTTCGAAACACCTGGACCGGGCGTCGTCGCCCAGGATTCCAACAATATCGATACGGGGTCTATCACCACAACCTCGCCTACAGCCATGCTACTTGTTGCCGGGTTTATCAGTAATAACCGCAACGTAACTGAACAAGCAGATGCAAACGGAAACTGGAGCGAAGCCTTCGACTTCGCTTATAACGACGGTGGTGCTGAGCCAGACCTGGGCATCACCCTGAATTACCAGCGGCAAACCACCGCAGGTCCGAGAAGCATCAGTAATTGGCCTACTGGTGGTACCGATGAGAACATCGGTGCCATTTTTGCCCTGAGCCCTGCACCTTTAGTCAGTGCGGCGGGACTTGCCATCAACGTCCCTACCGGGACCATTCGGGACGATGTCATGATCGCCTCGGTCGCTGCCCGCCCCGCCAGTATCACCATTACCGCACCGGCTGGCTGGACACTGATCCGGAAAGTTACCCAGCCTAACGCCAATTCCAGTGTGTTGGAAACCTACTACCGGGTAGCCGGTGCCAGCGAGCCAGCCGATTATACCTGGACATTCTCCGCTGCAGGATTTACCGGCGCCGCCGGCGGCATTGCCAGCTTCAGTGGCGTGGATACCGCCACGCCCATCGATGCCGAGCTGGGCAACCCCACGCCCAACGGCACGACACATACCGCACCGGATATCACCACCACGCAAGACGGCGGCATGCTGGTAACGACTCACGAGTTCACCAGTTCCAGGATGTGGACCCCGCCGGCCGGCATGACGGAAGCCGTTGATGTTTCGTCACTGCCGCCAAACAATGCCATTGGTATCGCAATGGAGATCAATTATGAGGCTCGTCCCACGGCCAGCGCTACCGGGCCGCGCACGGCCAGCGTCGGTGGTAACGCCGACGTAGGGGCGACCCAGTCCATCTCCCTGCTACCCGCACCGCCACCGCCGCCACAACTGCTTGCCTATTTCCGCATGGATGAGATCTCCTGGGGCGGCTCTGCTGGTGAGGTGGTGGATTTGTCAGGGAATGGACGGCACGGCACAGCGGTGGATGGCATTAGTACCCGTTCTGTCAGCCCGGCGCGGCCGGGCAGTCCTGGCACCTGTCGCTATGGAGAAATTCCGGAGAATAATGCCACCGGTACCACTGAAGCTGTCGATACGCGTGTCAATGTAACTACCGATGTCGGTAATACCGGTTCGATTAGTTTCTGGTATAAGAGCAACGTCGACTGGGACGGCGGCGAGAACCGGCAACTGCTCGATGCCTCGACGACCGCCAATGGCCAAAAGTACTTCTTCCTGCAAGTCCGCAACGGCAGCCGCTTACGTTTTGCCCTCGAAGACAGCAATGACGGTGATTTTCAGCTTGAAACCGGCGACAACATTATTCTCGCCGATGACTGGGTACATATCGCCATTACCTGGGACCTGCCGAACGACACGCTGCAGATCTATATCGATGGCAACCTGGCCGCTGAAGATACTACCTTCAATACCAATGGGGAATTAGGCGGACTCAATACAATTTACCTTGGTGATAATCGAAGCTCCTATTTTGCCTCGGGTTCAAGCAATCGTTCGGCTAATGGCTCCATTGACGAAGCACGTATTTATAATTTCGTGCAGACAACCGCACAAATACAGGCTGACAGGAATGCAACCCATGGCTGTGCGCTAGGGATACTTGATCACTTTGATATCATCGTCCCCGTTTTTGGCAGTGTCTGTAATACGAATAATTCCGAGATCACGATTATCGCCAGGGATTTCCTCGGCAATACGATAACCGATTACACCGGGCTGATTAACCTCTCGACTTCTAACGGCCTCGGTGACTGGAGCCTGGTCGCGGGTAACGGCCCCCTGAGTAATGGCGCTGCCGATGATGGTGCCGGCACTTACCAGTTTGTCGCTATTGATAACGGCATTGTTGTACTCGACCTCGGCATGTCTGATGATGCTGATGTCGCTATCACGGTACAGGATGCTTTTGCCGGGATCATTTCAACCTCTGCAACCATTGATTTTCGTCGCGGCAACCGCTCATTACTCGTAACCAACAGAATTCTTAGTGTTGATCCGCTCATAGTTGCAGACCCGATCAATATCGCTGGACGACCAGAAGCCATGAGCGTGGCCAGGCTGGATAACAATTGCATGATTGATACCAATTTTAATGATGACCGCCAGGTCCGTGCCTGGATCACGCGTGACATCAATGACCCCAACGGCATTGCCCCCAGCATCAATGGCGTATCATTACCCAATGCCGACCCCGGAGGTAACAATCTAACCGGCGCCAACCAACTCGACTTCATCAACGGCGTCGCCAGCTTTAACCTCGACACGACCGATGTGGGTAAATATATCCTGAATATTCGTGACGGTAACCGCCGTGGCAGTTCGGACAGCATCACCACCCGGCCGTTTGGTTTTGCCTTTACGAATATTCAGGATGCCGGCGGCATACCCAACCCGCGAGGCACTGCCACCGCCGGTGACGGCTTTGTCGCCGCCGATGCCAGTTTCAATGCCACGCTGGGCGCCTATCTGTGGCAGACCGCCGACGATTTGAATAATAACGGTGTCCCTGACACACCGATAACCAATCTCACCAATAATGGCCTGACCCCCCATTATGACTGGGATACCGCGCTGAGTCCGATACTCGATACCCCTGCTGGCGGCATACTCGGTAGCCTGACTCCGACCATGCTTGCAAAGGGGACCTTTGCCGATGGCCAGGTCACTATCATGAACATGGCCTATAGCGAGGTCGGCAGTATTTTCATGCAGGCCGATGCAAGCGACTACCTGAATTCGCCCGGTGTTAATATTAATGGTACCAGCCGGTATGATGACATCATTGTTCCCAATATGGGTGCTGGCGTTGTTGGCCGTTTCTTCCCGGACCACTTTACGTTAACGGCGAGCAACGTCGCGGCGGCCTGTGGTGCCTTTACCTATATGAGCCAACCCGAGCTGAGCATCAGTTATTCGCTTCAGGCACGCAGCCTAAACAACAACAAAACGGATAACTACGATACTGCTGCTGGCTATAAGACGACTGATTCGATGGACAATGACACGCTGAGCCTGCATGCCGAGGATAACAATGACGGTGTCGACATGACGGCACGCGTGTCCAGTGTAGCGGGCAACTGGGTTGCCGGTGAATACAGCGTCAATGACCCGGCGGCGAGCTTTGATCGCGCAGCCGCCGGCCCGGATGGTGCCTTTCAAACTTTGCAGTTGAGCCTGCAGATGAACGATGAACTGGACAGCCGTAATATTGCCGGTCGTGATCAAAAGCCTGGCGTAATGAGTGATTGCACTATGGTGGGTGATTGCGACAGTATCACCATAGGTATGCCGACGGACGTGCGCTTCGGGCGCTTCCGCATCGCAAATGCGTATGGTTCGGAACTGCTGCCACTGTCGATTCCCTTGTCGACGGAATATTTCTTAAGCGATGCTGGCGGGGGTGGTTTCATAACCAACGCGAATGATGTCTGCGTCAGCTATGATGTCGCCAACAACCCCGTCTCCAATGCCAACAATCTCGTATTCTCGAATTATCTTGGTAGCCTCGATGCCGGTGAGGTCGCCGCCACCGTCACCATGCCGCCTGCAGACCTGATAAGTGGTCTCAGTGACCCCGCTAAACCACTTGTCCTGCACCTGCCGGGCGATGTTACCCTCGGCCCGGGCGCCGGCAATGACGGCAGTGCCACGATAAGCCTGACGGTTGAGCCCTGGTTACAGTTTGACTGGGATAATACCGATGGTCTGGAAGATGGTCCTTACGATGATGATCCTTCCGCCACCGCTACCTTTGGCATCTTCCGTGGCAATGATGCAACCATTTACCGTCGTGAACTCTATTAA
- a CDS encoding pilus assembly protein MshP translates to MLPRQKGFSLVTAIFLLVVLSAIGAFMVTIGGTQRTTTTAALQGARAFQAARSGIEWAIARVLVPNATCTSITDNPSFAATAPGQGGFAVTVMCTSSSHTEAGNNINIFVITSEARFSNYGSADFVRRRITATISLPPP, encoded by the coding sequence ATGCTACCTAGGCAAAAAGGCTTTTCACTGGTGACGGCAATTTTTTTGCTGGTGGTCCTTTCTGCGATCGGTGCTTTCATGGTCACCATTGGTGGTACACAACGCACCACTACGACTGCCGCCCTCCAGGGGGCACGTGCCTTTCAGGCGGCACGTAGCGGTATCGAGTGGGCCATAGCACGAGTGCTGGTACCCAATGCCACCTGTACAAGCATTACCGACAATCCGAGCTTCGCAGCTACTGCACCGGGCCAGGGCGGCTTTGCTGTCACTGTTATGTGCACGTCCAGCTCCCATACCGAGGCTGGCAACAACATCAATATTTTTGTTATCACCTCTGAGGCCCGTTTCAGCAATTACGGCAGTGCGGATTTCGTGCGACGGCGTATCACGGCGACGATCTCGCTGCCGCCCCCCTGA